In Halobaculum rubrum, the following are encoded in one genomic region:
- a CDS encoding MaoC family dehydratase translates to MAGKYYEEFEVGETIVHEKRRTVSERDNQVFCDMTMNQQPLHLDAEFAAETQFGERLVNGIYTMALATGLSIPDTTDGTIVANLSYDDVEHPNPVFHGDTVRAESTVLDKRETSDGERGVVTMRVDAYKLDADADAAEEGDNDGETLVCTFERTVLSLKREHAE, encoded by the coding sequence ATGGCCGGCAAGTATTACGAGGAGTTCGAGGTCGGCGAGACGATCGTCCACGAGAAGCGTCGCACCGTCTCCGAGCGGGACAACCAGGTCTTCTGCGACATGACCATGAACCAGCAGCCGCTCCACCTCGACGCCGAGTTCGCGGCGGAGACGCAGTTCGGCGAGCGCCTGGTGAACGGCATCTACACGATGGCGCTGGCGACGGGGCTGTCGATCCCGGACACGACCGACGGTACCATCGTCGCGAACCTCTCGTACGACGACGTGGAGCACCCGAACCCGGTGTTCCACGGCGACACAGTCCGCGCGGAGTCGACGGTGCTGGACAAACGCGAGACCAGCGACGGCGAGCGCGGCGTCGTGACGATGCGCGTCGACGCGTACAAACTCGACGCGGACGCCGACGCCGCGGAGGAGGGAGACAACGACGGCGAGACGCTCGTGTGCACGTTCGAGCGGACGGTGCTGTCACTGAAGCGCGAACACGCGGAGTGA
- the gdhB gene encoding glutamate dehydrogenase GdhB: MSTGTADSSEKRVATDEQNEQDSEPESALETARRQLEHAAAHLDVDPGVVERLKHPTTVHRVAVPLERDDGSVEVFTGYRAQHDDVRGPYKGGLRFHPDVSEDECVGLSMWMTWKCAVMDLPFGGGKGGVVVDPKDLSDGEHERLTRRFAEELRKFVGPKKDIPAPDMGTNAQTMAWFMDAYSMQEGETTPGVVTGKPPVVGGSEGREEAPGRSVAIITREAAEHYDYDLDGLTVAVQGYGSVGANAARLLDDWGADVVAVSDSGGAVHDPTGLDAQAIPSFAEQPNAVTGYADETDGAELLDDGNDILELDVDVLIPAAVGNVITVDNANEIRADIVIEGANGPTTFAADEILAERGVHVIPDILANAGGVTVSYFEWLQDINRRTWTLEQVHSELESEMLSAWNAVRGEVEAKDITWRDAAYVVALDRIAEAKSVRGLWP, translated from the coding sequence ATGTCCACTGGAACAGCAGACAGCAGCGAGAAGCGCGTCGCCACCGACGAACAGAACGAGCAGGACTCGGAGCCGGAATCGGCCCTGGAGACGGCCCGACGGCAGTTGGAGCACGCCGCCGCGCACCTCGACGTCGACCCCGGCGTCGTCGAGCGACTCAAACACCCGACTACTGTCCACCGCGTCGCGGTTCCGCTGGAGCGCGATGACGGCTCTGTCGAGGTGTTCACGGGCTATCGCGCCCAACACGACGACGTGCGCGGCCCGTACAAGGGCGGCCTGCGCTTCCACCCCGACGTGAGCGAGGACGAATGCGTCGGCCTGTCGATGTGGATGACCTGGAAGTGCGCCGTGATGGACCTCCCGTTCGGCGGCGGGAAAGGCGGCGTCGTCGTCGACCCGAAGGACCTCTCGGACGGCGAGCACGAGCGTCTCACCCGGCGGTTCGCCGAGGAACTGCGGAAGTTCGTCGGCCCGAAGAAGGACATTCCGGCGCCCGACATGGGCACCAACGCGCAGACGATGGCGTGGTTCATGGACGCGTACTCGATGCAGGAGGGCGAGACCACCCCCGGCGTTGTCACGGGTAAGCCGCCCGTCGTCGGCGGATCGGAGGGGCGCGAGGAGGCGCCCGGCCGGTCGGTCGCGATCATCACACGCGAGGCGGCCGAGCACTACGACTACGATCTCGACGGCCTCACCGTCGCCGTGCAAGGGTACGGCTCGGTGGGTGCGAACGCGGCGCGCCTGCTCGACGACTGGGGAGCGGACGTGGTCGCCGTCTCCGACTCCGGCGGGGCCGTCCACGACCCGACGGGGCTCGACGCCCAGGCGATCCCAAGCTTCGCCGAACAGCCCAACGCCGTCACCGGCTACGCCGACGAGACCGACGGCGCCGAGCTGCTCGACGACGGGAACGACATCCTCGAACTCGACGTTGACGTGCTGATCCCGGCGGCCGTCGGCAACGTCATCACCGTCGACAACGCGAACGAGATCCGCGCCGACATCGTCATCGAGGGCGCCAACGGGCCGACGACGTTCGCGGCCGACGAGATCCTCGCCGAGCGCGGCGTCCACGTCATCCCGGACATCCTGGCGAACGCCGGCGGCGTCACCGTCAGCTACTTCGAGTGGCTCCAGGACATCAACCGCCGCACGTGGACGCTCGAACAGGTCCACTCCGAGCTGGAGTCGGAGATGCTCTCGGCGTGGAACGCCGTGCGCGGCGAAGTCGAGGCGAAGGACATCACGTGGCGCGACGCCGCGTACGTCGTCGCGCTCGATCGCATCGCCGAGGCGAAGAGCGTCCGCGGCCTGTGGCCCTGA
- a CDS encoding S9 family peptidase has translation MAHPAPTPDGDEVALYYDIDGRNQLYLLDPDSGDLEQWSDGQVPKDARHGFAWDAAGDRVFFHLDEAGNEQNDVHAIDRDGTAEPVVEMDGQSTLQSVGDDGETLLVGSNADGQMNVYRHDLPSGETTKLTDYDRAVWTAELSPDGERFAFMTNTSEDYDNADVFIADIDGSNARNLEIGETGAESAPADWHPDGDALLVSDNTPDKGRCGVYDLQADDVTWYGDGEYEETPAFFLPDGERFLATRSRDAEAVPVVYDVETGEGRELDLPGGVASLADDTPLSDGRVLVQHTTPTRRSELLAYDIDTDEYETVLEAEYGPFSPEDFADAEYFTVDSDGVPETPQRAVDHDPSEELEIGAILYDSGERPSPLVVNPHGGPRARDTLSFSYRTQFLLSRGFSVLQVNYRGSTGRGREFVEELYDDWGGAEQGDVATAAEHVLAEYDWLDDDRVVVFGGSYGGYSAYWQLVQFPDLYDAGVAWVGVSDLFDMAENTMPHFRSELMVKYLGEPDENEALYEERSPVTYADNLAAPLLIVHGVNDRRVPVSQARIFRDALEDAGYEEGDGYEYEELGEEGHGSSDIDDKLRSLELLDDFFDRRVGTVEADMAAGDD, from the coding sequence ATGGCCCACCCCGCGCCGACCCCCGACGGCGACGAGGTGGCGCTGTACTACGACATCGACGGCCGCAACCAGCTGTACCTCCTCGATCCGGACTCCGGCGACTTGGAGCAGTGGTCCGACGGGCAGGTTCCGAAGGACGCCCGCCACGGCTTCGCGTGGGACGCCGCGGGCGACCGCGTCTTCTTTCACCTCGACGAGGCCGGCAACGAGCAGAACGACGTCCACGCGATCGACCGCGACGGCACCGCCGAGCCGGTCGTCGAGATGGACGGGCAGTCGACGCTCCAGTCGGTCGGCGACGACGGCGAGACGCTGCTGGTCGGCTCGAACGCCGACGGCCAGATGAACGTCTACCGTCACGACCTCCCCTCCGGCGAGACGACGAAGCTCACCGACTACGACCGCGCGGTCTGGACGGCGGAGCTGTCGCCCGACGGCGAGCGGTTCGCGTTTATGACGAACACTTCCGAGGACTACGACAACGCGGACGTGTTTATCGCCGACATCGACGGCTCGAACGCCCGGAACCTCGAGATCGGCGAGACCGGCGCCGAGTCCGCCCCAGCCGACTGGCACCCCGACGGCGACGCGCTGCTCGTCTCCGACAACACGCCGGACAAGGGGCGCTGCGGCGTCTACGACCTCCAGGCCGACGACGTGACGTGGTACGGCGACGGCGAGTACGAGGAGACGCCCGCGTTCTTCCTTCCCGACGGCGAGCGGTTCCTCGCGACGCGCTCCCGGGACGCCGAGGCCGTCCCCGTCGTCTACGACGTCGAGACCGGCGAGGGCCGCGAACTCGACCTGCCCGGCGGCGTCGCGTCGCTGGCGGACGACACGCCGCTTTCGGACGGACGCGTGCTGGTCCAGCACACGACACCGACGCGGCGCTCCGAGCTGCTCGCGTACGACATCGACACCGACGAGTACGAGACGGTGCTGGAGGCGGAGTACGGCCCCTTCTCGCCCGAGGACTTCGCGGACGCCGAGTACTTCACCGTCGACTCCGACGGCGTCCCAGAGACGCCCCAGCGCGCCGTCGACCACGACCCCTCCGAGGAACTGGAGATCGGCGCGATCCTCTACGACTCCGGCGAGCGCCCGTCGCCGCTGGTCGTCAACCCCCACGGCGGTCCGCGCGCCCGCGACACCCTCTCGTTCAGCTACCGCACGCAGTTCCTGCTCTCGCGCGGCTTCTCGGTCCTGCAGGTGAACTACCGCGGCTCCACCGGACGCGGACGCGAGTTCGTCGAGGAGCTGTACGACGACTGGGGCGGCGCCGAACAGGGCGACGTCGCCACCGCGGCCGAGCACGTCCTCGCGGAGTACGACTGGCTCGACGACGACCGCGTCGTCGTTTTCGGCGGCTCCTACGGCGGCTACTCCGCCTACTGGCAGCTCGTCCAGTTCCCCGACCTCTACGACGCCGGGGTCGCGTGGGTCGGCGTCTCGGACCTGTTCGACATGGCCGAGAACACGATGCCGCACTTCCGCTCGGAGCTGATGGTGAAGTACCTCGGCGAACCCGACGAGAACGAGGCGCTGTACGAGGAGCGCTCGCCGGTCACCTACGCCGACAACCTCGCCGCCCCGCTGCTCATCGTCCACGGCGTCAACGACCGCCGGGTGCCCGTCTCGCAGGCACGGATCTTCCGTGACGCCCTCGAGGACGCGGGCTACGAGGAGGGCGACGGCTACGAGTACGAGGAGCTCGGCGAGGAGGGACACGGATCCTCGGATATCGACGACAAGCTCCGGAGCCTCGAACTGCTCGACGACTTCTTCGATCGACGCGTCGGCACCGTCGAGGCGGACATGGCCGCGGGCGACGACTGA
- a CDS encoding class I fructose-bisphosphate aldolase encodes MLPDADAAITRDGKALILAYDHGIEHGPVDFQPNPETADPERVFDLATHDAVTALAVGKGVAEAYYPSYAADVSLLAKLNGTSNLWMGEPDSAVNWSVEYAAELGADAIGFTLYGGSNHEVEMAEEFRDAQEAAREHDLGVVMWSYPRGQGLKNDTSPGTIAYAARLGLELGADIAKVKYPGSPEAMAEAARMAGPTKVVMSGGSKADDRAFLETVAGAIDGGANGLAVGRNVFQRENPEEILDALEAVIFEEASVDEALEHTSTPAVADD; translated from the coding sequence ATGCTCCCCGACGCGGACGCGGCCATCACCCGGGACGGTAAAGCGCTCATTCTCGCGTACGACCACGGTATCGAACACGGTCCCGTGGACTTTCAGCCGAATCCGGAAACGGCCGACCCCGAGCGGGTGTTCGATCTGGCGACCCACGACGCGGTGACGGCGCTGGCGGTCGGAAAGGGCGTCGCGGAGGCGTACTACCCGAGCTACGCCGCCGACGTGTCGTTGCTGGCGAAACTCAACGGCACCTCCAACCTCTGGATGGGCGAGCCCGACTCCGCGGTGAACTGGTCGGTCGAGTACGCCGCCGAGTTGGGCGCCGACGCGATCGGCTTCACCCTGTACGGCGGCTCGAATCACGAGGTTGAGATGGCCGAGGAGTTCCGCGACGCACAGGAGGCGGCCCGCGAGCACGACCTGGGCGTCGTCATGTGGTCGTACCCGCGCGGGCAGGGACTGAAGAACGACACCAGTCCGGGGACGATCGCGTACGCGGCGCGCCTCGGGCTCGAACTCGGCGCCGACATCGCGAAGGTGAAATACCCCGGGTCGCCGGAGGCGATGGCCGAGGCCGCGCGGATGGCTGGCCCGACCAAGGTGGTGATGTCCGGCGGGTCGAAGGCCGACGACCGCGCGTTCCTCGAGACTGTCGCCGGCGCGATCGACGGCGGCGCGAACGGCCTCGCCGTCGGTCGCAACGTGTTCCAGCGGGAGAACCCCGAAGAGATCCTCGACGCGCTGGAGGCGGTTATCTTCGAGGAGGCGTCCGTCGACGAGGCGCTCGAACACACCTCGACCCCCGCCGTCGCCGACGACTGA
- a CDS encoding class 1 fructose-bisphosphatase: MGGSDGGSDRADTTDPDRAGDTDDPTAVAEAVLEAAAAVAPEIRAGLPGRRRYLDDENPSGEDVLAADVYADELLEGTVGDIDGVGTYASEERESAVDTGDGAVSVAVDPLDGSSNLESNNPMGTVIAVYDAPLPASGRDLVAAGFVLYGPVTTMVAGVGAPAEATIREYLVTGAGDREDLGRIDLPEDPTVYGFGGRVPDWPDDFAAYVDEIEDELKLRYGGAMIADVSQVISYGGVFAYPALESAPDGKLRLQFEGNPVAYLVEGAGGRSSDGARSLLDVGATGIHQRVPVHVGNAELIDRLEATLSEVRNR, translated from the coding sequence ATGGGCGGCTCAGACGGCGGTTCCGACCGCGCAGACACCACTGACCCCGACCGCGCCGGCGACACCGACGACCCGACCGCCGTCGCGGAGGCGGTGCTGGAGGCCGCCGCTGCCGTGGCCCCGGAGATCCGCGCGGGACTGCCGGGGCGGCGCCGCTATCTCGACGACGAGAACCCCTCGGGCGAGGACGTGCTGGCGGCCGACGTGTACGCCGACGAGCTGCTGGAAGGGACGGTGGGCGATATCGACGGCGTCGGCACGTACGCCAGCGAGGAGCGGGAGTCGGCCGTCGACACCGGCGACGGCGCCGTGTCGGTCGCGGTCGACCCGCTCGACGGCTCCTCGAACTTGGAGTCGAACAATCCGATGGGGACCGTGATCGCGGTGTACGACGCCCCGCTCCCGGCCTCGGGTCGGGACCTCGTCGCCGCCGGGTTCGTCCTGTACGGACCGGTCACGACGATGGTCGCGGGCGTCGGCGCGCCCGCGGAGGCGACGATCCGCGAGTACCTCGTCACCGGGGCGGGCGACCGCGAGGACCTGGGACGTATCGACCTTCCCGAGGACCCCACCGTCTACGGCTTCGGCGGACGGGTACCCGACTGGCCCGACGATTTCGCGGCCTACGTCGACGAGATCGAGGACGAACTGAAGCTGCGCTACGGCGGCGCGATGATCGCGGACGTGAGCCAGGTGATCTCCTACGGCGGCGTGTTCGCGTACCCGGCGCTGGAGTCGGCACCCGACGGGAAGCTCCGCCTTCAGTTCGAGGGCAACCCCGTCGCGTACCTCGTGGAGGGCGCGGGCGGCCGCTCCTCGGACGGTGCCCGCTCGCTGCTGGACGTCGGGGCGACCGGGATCCACCAGCGCGTGCCGGTCCACGTCGGGAACGCCGAGCTGATCGATCGGCTGGAAGCGACGCTTTCGGAGGTCCGGAACCGATAG
- a CDS encoding acyl-CoA carboxylase subunit beta: MKVHVGAAATEEEAGAIASALAEHFGVDIEVYAGDDADEPLAVAEPPEIEYPLDDDLGPTDREAALRAEIDDILQGGPEKYRDRLPGQGKLFVRDRLDLWFGEGGEGGVGDADREGAADGVKFEDGKFAHFDAWHGNSPDVDESDEGNRLPADGLLTGAATFEGRDLHFMANDFTVKAGSMAGRGVEKFLRMQQRALKNGKPVLYLMDSSGGRIDEQTGFFANREGIGKYYYNHSMLSGRVPQICVLYGPCIAGAAYTPVFADFTVMVEGMSAMAIASPRMVKMVTGEEIEMDDLGGPDVHAKYSGSADLVAEDEQHARELVADLVTYLPDKAGEKPPRSDPKPPTYSSDGIDELIPEAPNRPYDVHDLLDRICDAESVFELKPEYGKEIVTAFARIDGKPVGVVANQPTERSGAIFPDAAEKAAEFIWTCDAYEIPLLYLCDTPGFMAGSQVEKDAILEKGKKFIYATSSATVPKQTVVVRKAYGAGIYAMGGPAYEPESVIGLPSGEIGIMGPEAAINAVYANKLAEIDDPEERAEREDELREEYRRDIDIHRMASEVVIDEIVPPSDLREELVQRFDFYEDIEKSIPDKKHGTVL, encoded by the coding sequence ATGAAAGTCCACGTGGGCGCGGCGGCGACCGAGGAGGAGGCGGGCGCCATCGCCTCGGCGCTGGCCGAGCACTTCGGCGTCGACATCGAGGTGTACGCCGGCGACGACGCCGACGAGCCGCTCGCGGTCGCCGAGCCCCCCGAGATCGAGTACCCGCTGGACGACGATCTGGGTCCGACCGACCGCGAGGCTGCCCTCCGAGCGGAGATCGACGACATCCTGCAGGGCGGCCCCGAGAAGTACAGGGATCGGCTTCCCGGACAGGGAAAGCTGTTCGTCCGCGACCGCCTCGACCTCTGGTTCGGCGAGGGCGGCGAGGGCGGCGTCGGCGACGCCGACCGCGAGGGCGCCGCGGACGGCGTGAAGTTCGAGGACGGCAAGTTCGCCCACTTCGACGCGTGGCACGGGAACTCTCCGGACGTCGACGAGTCCGACGAGGGGAACCGCCTCCCCGCCGACGGGCTCCTCACCGGCGCCGCGACCTTCGAGGGCCGCGACCTCCACTTCATGGCGAACGACTTCACCGTGAAGGCGGGATCGATGGCCGGTCGCGGCGTCGAGAAGTTCCTCCGGATGCAGCAGCGGGCGCTGAAGAACGGGAAGCCGGTGCTGTACCTGATGGACTCTTCAGGTGGCCGGATCGACGAGCAGACGGGCTTCTTCGCCAACCGGGAGGGGATCGGGAAGTACTACTACAACCACTCGATGCTCTCCGGGCGGGTCCCGCAGATCTGCGTGCTCTACGGCCCCTGCATCGCCGGCGCCGCCTACACACCCGTCTTCGCCGACTTCACCGTCATGGTCGAGGGGATGTCCGCGATGGCGATCGCGTCGCCGCGGATGGTGAAGATGGTCACCGGCGAGGAGATCGAGATGGACGACCTCGGCGGCCCCGACGTGCACGCGAAGTACTCCGGCAGCGCCGACCTCGTCGCGGAGGACGAACAGCACGCCCGGGAACTCGTCGCCGACCTCGTCACCTACCTCCCGGACAAGGCGGGCGAGAAGCCGCCCCGGAGCGATCCGAAGCCGCCGACGTACTCCTCCGACGGCATCGACGAGCTGATCCCCGAGGCACCGAACCGGCCGTACGACGTTCACGACCTGCTCGACCGCATCTGCGACGCGGAGTCCGTCTTCGAGCTGAAGCCCGAGTACGGGAAGGAGATCGTCACCGCGTTCGCCCGCATCGACGGCAAGCCCGTCGGCGTCGTCGCGAACCAGCCGACCGAGCGCTCGGGCGCTATCTTCCCGGACGCCGCCGAGAAGGCCGCGGAGTTCATCTGGACGTGCGACGCCTACGAGATCCCCCTGCTGTACCTCTGTGACACGCCGGGGTTCATGGCCGGATCGCAAGTCGAGAAGGACGCCATCCTCGAGAAGGGGAAGAAGTTCATCTACGCGACCTCCTCGGCGACCGTTCCCAAACAGACCGTCGTCGTCCGCAAGGCGTACGGCGCGGGCATCTACGCGATGGGCGGTCCCGCATACGAGCCGGAGTCAGTCATCGGGCTTCCCTCCGGCGAGATCGGAATCATGGGCCCCGAGGCGGCGATCAACGCCGTCTACGCGAACAAGCTCGCCGAGATCGACGATCCGGAGGAGCGCGCCGAGCGCGAGGACGAACTCCGCGAGGAGTACCGCCGCGACATCGACATCCACCGGATGGCCAGCGAGGTCGTCATCGACGAGATCGTCCCGCCATCCGATCTCCGCGAGGAACTCGTCCAGCGGTTCGACTTCTACGAGGACATCGAGAAGTCGATCCCCGACAAGAAACACGGCACAGTCCTCTGA
- a CDS encoding PH domain-containing protein produces MSDAGSADVPDAVPVDDESVIWTGQPRLSAAIPAAFVGVLVAAVGMAVAVGPAATSRFGVAIAAVAVLVGLAIPGAAVLSLVNTRYVLTDRAASVRTGVVGRRVRRVRLSTVENSAYEQSVSGSLFGYGTVTLETAAEGLSFRRVDDPQAVRSLVDEHARDAGGGDGESIPGSIDSWRAVREELRLLRAALDR; encoded by the coding sequence ATGTCCGACGCCGGTTCCGCGGACGTGCCGGACGCCGTGCCGGTCGACGACGAGTCCGTGATCTGGACCGGTCAGCCGCGGCTCTCGGCGGCGATCCCCGCGGCGTTCGTCGGGGTGCTCGTGGCTGCCGTGGGGATGGCCGTCGCCGTCGGCCCGGCGGCGACGAGCCGGTTCGGCGTCGCGATCGCGGCGGTCGCCGTCCTCGTCGGCCTCGCGATCCCTGGAGCGGCCGTGCTGTCGCTGGTGAACACGCGGTACGTGCTCACCGACCGCGCGGCGTCGGTGAGGACGGGCGTCGTCGGGCGACGGGTGCGGCGAGTGCGGCTCTCGACGGTCGAGAACTCCGCGTACGAGCAGTCCGTCTCGGGATCGCTGTTCGGCTACGGCACCGTGACACTGGAGACGGCGGCTGAGGGGCTCTCCTTTCGACGCGTCGACGACCCGCAGGCGGTACGATCGCTCGTCGACGAGCACGCCCGTGACGCCGGCGGCGGCGACGGCGAGTCGATCCCGGGGTCGATCGACTCGTGGCGGGCGGTCCGCGAGGAACTCCGGCTGCTCCGCGCGGCGCTCGACCGATGA
- a CDS encoding HpcH/HpaI aldolase/citrate lyase family protein gives MPRRSVMFSPGDRPELLRKAPATGADTIVFDLEDAVAPGRKAEARAAVRDVLSDPDFDPEAEVCVRVTGTETYRDLEVVADGGADFDAVMFPKAESADAVEHLGDQLREHDRPVPVIALIETARGVLGAEAIADARPTDAVAFGAEDLSADLGATRTDEGTEVLYAREKAVAAAAAAGVDAIDTVYTDFGDEPGLAEETRFAATLGYDGKMAIHPSQVPVINEAFTPEGDEISWAKSVLAARDAAAADDRGVFEVDGEMVDAPLIAQAERVREYARLAGVWDGQQDE, from the coding sequence ATGCCACGGCGTAGCGTCATGTTCTCTCCCGGCGACCGCCCCGAGCTGCTGCGGAAGGCGCCCGCGACGGGCGCGGACACGATCGTCTTCGACCTCGAGGACGCGGTCGCGCCCGGTCGGAAGGCGGAAGCACGGGCGGCCGTCCGCGACGTGCTCTCCGACCCCGACTTCGACCCGGAGGCGGAAGTATGCGTCCGCGTCACCGGGACGGAGACGTACCGCGATCTCGAGGTCGTCGCCGACGGCGGCGCCGACTTCGACGCGGTGATGTTCCCCAAGGCGGAGTCGGCCGACGCCGTCGAGCACCTGGGCGATCAACTCCGGGAGCACGATCGCCCGGTTCCCGTGATCGCGCTGATCGAGACGGCGCGCGGGGTGCTCGGTGCAGAAGCGATCGCGGACGCCCGGCCGACCGACGCGGTCGCCTTCGGCGCCGAGGACCTCTCGGCGGACCTAGGCGCGACGCGGACCGACGAGGGAACGGAGGTGCTGTACGCCCGCGAGAAAGCCGTCGCGGCGGCCGCGGCCGCCGGCGTCGACGCGATCGACACCGTCTACACCGATTTCGGCGACGAGCCGGGGCTCGCCGAGGAGACGCGCTTCGCGGCGACGCTCGGCTACGACGGGAAGATGGCGATCCATCCCTCGCAGGTGCCCGTGATCAACGAGGCGTTTACGCCCGAGGGCGACGAGATCTCGTGGGCGAAGTCAGTGCTGGCCGCCCGCGACGCCGCGGCCGCCGATGACCGCGGCGTGTTCGAGGTCGACGGCGAGATGGTCGACGCGCCATTGATCGCGCAGGCCGAACGGGTCCGCGAGTACGCGCGACTGGCTGGGGTATGGGACGGTCAGCAGGACGAGTGA
- a CDS encoding DUF7409 domain-containing protein has translation MGPATAAVIVDAPFDAADVRDKAVSYRMLIDAGVNPGVAARIRREHSLAWSFESEGEDLARRSTQVRGLGDDERAWVAASSGDWQADDGGGTGDVDEGTSDDWGDTDGDEVDGADQPDDGAPDGESLGDDAAAERAWVAASARGDASGTKTDGSGDPVAAESAWRERSRPTPVVDVEGVSDGDAADLAEAGIISARALAVADPEAVAEALDRDAARVVDLRDAAAEHVD, from the coding sequence ACAAGGCGGTTTCCTACCGGATGCTGATCGACGCGGGGGTGAACCCGGGCGTCGCCGCGCGCATCCGGCGGGAGCACTCGCTGGCCTGGTCGTTCGAGTCCGAGGGCGAGGATCTCGCCCGCCGGTCGACGCAGGTCCGCGGGCTCGGCGACGACGAACGGGCGTGGGTCGCCGCCTCCTCGGGCGACTGGCAGGCGGACGACGGCGGCGGGACCGGCGACGTGGACGAGGGAACCAGTGACGACTGGGGCGACACCGACGGCGACGAGGTCGACGGCGCCGACCAACCGGATGACGGGGCGCCGGACGGCGAGTCGCTCGGCGACGACGCGGCCGCCGAGCGGGCGTGGGTCGCCGCCTCCGCTCGCGGCGACGCGTCGGGGACGAAAACCGACGGCTCGGGCGACCCGGTCGCCGCGGAGTCCGCGTGGCGTGAGCGGTCCCGCCCCACCCCGGTCGTGGACGTCGAGGGAGTGAGTGACGGAGACGCGGCCGACCTCGCGGAGGCGGGCATCATCTCCGCCCGCGCGCTTGCGGTCGCCGATCCCGAGGCGGTCGCCGAGGCCCTCGATCGCGACGCCGCTCGCGTGGTCGACCTTCGCGACGCGGCCGCCGAACACGTCGACTGA
- a CDS encoding PH domain-containing protein → MSSPSGDGELPDGFDWLSLDPEEEVVWTGKPHSMSLVPALVVGVPLSLVLIGIPIIVAAYLSRENTEYVITTEALYVKRGVVSRDVKRVGFEKVQDTSYAQDFFGTQFGYGSVDISTAGGSGVELSFDNVEQPKRIQELVNERIRARSRGDAGDGESTADVLDDVLAELRAIRAAIEGDAAPDADGDSLAHDATAETDTVDGDEE, encoded by the coding sequence ATGTCGTCACCCTCCGGCGACGGGGAACTCCCCGACGGCTTCGACTGGCTCTCGCTCGATCCCGAAGAGGAGGTCGTCTGGACGGGCAAGCCGCACTCGATGAGCCTCGTCCCCGCGCTCGTCGTCGGCGTTCCCCTGTCGCTGGTGCTCATCGGGATCCCGATCATTGTCGCCGCGTACCTCTCGCGCGAGAACACCGAGTACGTGATCACCACCGAGGCGCTGTACGTGAAACGCGGCGTCGTCTCCCGGGACGTAAAGCGCGTCGGCTTCGAGAAGGTGCAGGACACCTCGTACGCGCAGGACTTCTTCGGCACGCAGTTCGGCTACGGGAGCGTGGACATCTCCACCGCCGGCGGGTCGGGCGTCGAACTCAGCTTCGACAACGTCGAGCAGCCCAAGCGGATCCAGGAACTGGTGAACGAGCGCATCCGCGCCCGCAGCCGCGGTGACGCCGGCGACGGCGAGTCGACGGCCGACGTGCTCGACGACGTTCTCGCGGAACTGCGCGCGATCCGCGCCGCGATCGAGGGCGACGCAGCTCCCGACGCCGACGGGGACTCGCTCGCGCACGACGCGACGGCGGAGACCGACACCGTCGACGGCGACGAGGAGTGA